A segment of the Mercurialis annua linkage group LG4, ddMerAnnu1.2, whole genome shotgun sequence genome:
TCTTTCACTTTTAAACTACTttcatcaaatattttttatttttttataaaatcatatttaataataattaaggatatacatattaaaaaaatacaatactaTAACTATAacaatcatatttttaaatatgtgatttttAAGAATGATACTATTATTTTAGGACGAAGAGAATATAAAATACTATATCAATCAATTATTAGCTTTGTACACTTACGAAAATAATGTGTATGTAAACAAGAATATATTAGAAAATAGTTATTATAAGATatcttaataattaaaatattgaatatattGGAATTCAAATTCTAACTTTTTTAAGATTCATTAAATTTCACTAAATCGAAGATGAAACAAAACTATATatgtaagaaattaaaaaacaaattaaaaaatgaaccCAATGACCGAACATGGAAGTATGGAAAAAACAACGAGTTGCTTAATTCACAAAtctaaatacaaaaataaattatcaactGTTTCACTAATAAAGTACAGTGTTCGATCTGACTTCTCCATCGCCTGCAAACTGATTCCTGAGATCAAGAACTATAGCCATGACATTTTATTCAGACAACACCTgacaaacttttcataaaaaagGACAATAACCTTTCATAAGAAAAAGACATAACTAAactttcacaaaaaaaaaaaagacaaacaaaaatataaatattaagaaaTTATACTTGAGCCCATAAaccattttgtttttttgtttaaaaattttCAATCTATTTTTTACTCTTAATTCATATTGAAGTGGATATGCGctttatcaataaatttaatttatataaaaaaagttgactatttcttaattttatcaaattattataatataaaaaaaagggtTACAATGGTAAAATTAAACCATTTCCGGCAGCTATaagaatttacaaaaatatattgatGGCAACGGTTAttttagaaagaaaagaaattttttaaaacacaAATACTAGCTTAAAACCTTAAGTGAAGAGATATTGAGGAATGAAAGGGGCAACTTATTTATTGATCTGATAAGCTTTTTTAATGGGTggtaattagattttaattgatttgaaatcattagtaatTCTCTAAAAAGTAGTGGGGATTAAAGCAAGTAAATGAGGTTGGATTTGTTGTGCATTAAGGAAGATAATGAGTTTTGGGCTAATAtaccttaatttaattattgttttttgcATAAAAGAGAGAGTTCCACTTAGCAAAATCACATttgtaatataaataaatatattatcaaaGGCAAAAGCTGAATTGCCTTTGATACTGGCGCAGTTCGTCCCTCTTGTCAGCACATGCATTCCACTTTCCACTACAAATTCGACTTTGGACccttttttttaagtaaaatatatatttttttctactaAATTTATGAGCGTTTGTAATAATAatatctctgttaaaaaaaagtaataataatatcatatatCAATTCTTCTGCTAATTTGATTCGATATTTATACAAATCGccaaatatattcatatatttatgtaaaagtattgataaaaataaactttattttagccatgtgtttttttaataaaatgtttataCAAATCACTAAATATGTTTGAGTTTATCTTTAATTAATCAAGATCGTCTAGTGTTTATTCGGatttaaacttcaatttttttactaatttaaatttgtagTCAAATTATTGATATAtcacatatattatatatatcacACCGTTtgaattgttatttttaaattttattttatgttttgattCAATTTGATCAATTGTTccgtttactttatttttaaatattttgtagtaattaatttattatgtatttggtgtttatttttgtataatctatcgtttaataaaataataatactgaACAGACTACTAACGTTTTTCAAGTATATACACTATTTAATGTTTGAAATCATTATTTCAATTAATCTAAACCGAAATGCCTAAGATCTGTTAAGACGATAAAAATCTCCCTACAATCTTTCTAAAATTGCTATCATTGTACTTATAAAGCGAGACctctaaatatataaaaatacatttttcccttttttttaacCTCACCTTCAAGAAAGGCACCCTTCCATAAATTTCATACCCTCTTCTTTATCTATTTCTCGCACTTTCATACCCTCTTCTTTATCTATTTCTCGCACCAACTTAGCAATCACTATGCACAATCAAAACCTTAAAAACCTTCAATTTCTTCCGCATCTTGCCCCCATGAACCTTAAATCAGTTTTAGATACCATTTTTTGATCTCTCACAGACAAAATTATCACGTATATTATTGtccttttctttaaaaatactgCAAACCAAGTGTTCAATCATTCTACAAAATGAGAGCCGGAGGTTGCACCGTGCAACAAGCCCTAACCACCGAGGCGGCTACCGTCGTTAAACAGGCGGTGACTTTAGCTAGACGGCGAGGCCATGCCCAAGTTACCCCTCTCCATGTAGCTAACACCATGCTTTCTTCTTCTACTGGTTTACTAAGAACTGCTTGTCTTCAGTCTCACTCCCACCCTCTTCAATGCAAAGCTCTAGAGCTTTGTTTCAATGTCGCTCTGAATCGTCTTCCAGCTTCAACTTCAAGCCCTATGTTACCTACTCAACAATACCCTTCAATCTCTAATGCCCTAGTTGCAGCTTTCAAGCGCGCTCAAGCTCATCAACGACGCGGCTCCGTCGAAAACCAGCAGCAGCCGCTTCTAACTGTGAAAATAGAGGTGGAACAGCTTATAATATCCATTTTAGACGATCCTAGCGTCAGCAGAGTAATGAGAGAAGCTGGTTTTTCAAGTACTCAAGTGAAGAGCAACGTTGAACAAGCGGTTTCTTTAGAAATATGCTCTCAAAATAATCCTGTTATTACCAATACCAAGTCTAAAGAGAGCAACATCAGACCATCTGCATCACCAACAACAACTTCAATTACTTTAGACAGTTCAGTTAGTAATGAAGATGTGAAGAGTGTTATAGAGAATTTAATGAAttacagaagaaaaaaaagtattGTGATTGTAGGTGAGTGTCTCTCTACTATAGAAGGTGTTGTTAATGGAGTCATGGATAAGATTGTAAAAGGTGATGTTCCTGAAGAGTTAAGAGAGGTTAAGTTTATACCTTTTCCATTAGGGCATCTTTGTTCTAGGGTTGAGGTTGACCAAAAGCTTGAGGATCTTAAGGTTATAATTAGAAGCTATTTGAGCAAAGGAGTTGTGTTGAACTTAGGAGATCTCAAGTGGGTTATTGAGTATAGggctaataataataataataataatttgtgtCCAATGGAGCATATGATCATGGAGATAGGGAGATTAGCAAGTGAAATCATTGAAAATAATGGGAAATTTTGGCTAATGGGAATTGCAACTTTTCAAACTTTCATGAAGTGTAAATCTGGATATCCATCACTTGAAACTATTTGGGGTTTGCATACTCTTACAATTCCTGCAGGCAGCTTAAGCTTAAGTCTCATCGCCGACAGGTAAATTTTGTatagtaatttaattaataaagttgaatataattaatttcttGATCAATTTCTTCTCAATTaaggaaattaatttttttttattaatcacTTTTCCTTTTGATTAAAAGAAGATGAATGCATGAAAAGAATTACTGAATAAAGCTCTTCTTTAGCTTTTCCTTTTGGTGACTTAAGTTGAACTTGTTTTCTTCCTATTTGTGagaggaaaaagaaaagtaacAAAAGGAGCCTCGGTAAAATTTATAGTGCTAAAATAAGTACATTAAATCCATTGCTTTTTATTTGAAagtgaaaaaaaagaaaaaaaataaaccatttttgatagatgaaattaaattaaattcattttatcatcttttcttaatttttcttttattttcagtGATGTACAAAGTCGGTCCACAAGCAAGAAAATAGATCAAAATGGGTCTAGATGTTGGATTATACTTGAAGGTGAAGAACACAAAGAACTCAATTGCTGTGTTGATTGTACATCCAAATTTGAAAATGAGGCTAGAACTTTACAAAGTAGTGCTTCCA
Coding sequences within it:
- the LOC126679095 gene encoding protein SMAX1-LIKE 3 — encoded protein: MRAGGCTVQQALTTEAATVVKQAVTLARRRGHAQVTPLHVANTMLSSSTGLLRTACLQSHSHPLQCKALELCFNVALNRLPASTSSPMLPTQQYPSISNALVAAFKRAQAHQRRGSVENQQQPLLTVKIEVEQLIISILDDPSVSRVMREAGFSSTQVKSNVEQAVSLEICSQNNPVITNTKSKESNIRPSASPTTTSITLDSSVSNEDVKSVIENLMNYRRKKSIVIVGECLSTIEGVVNGVMDKIVKGDVPEELREVKFIPFPLGHLCSRVEVDQKLEDLKVIIRSYLSKGVVLNLGDLKWVIEYRANNNNNNNLCPMEHMIMEIGRLASEIIENNGKFWLMGIATFQTFMKCKSGYPSLETIWGLHTLTIPAGSLSLSLIADSDVQSRSTSKKIDQNGSRCWIILEGEEHKELNCCVDCTSKFENEARTLQSSASTTTSNLPAWLQQYKNETKGPNCNNDKGCVSIKDLCKKWNSICCSIHHKPYSYEKTITFASISPSSSTSGFSYDHQYPNLHQTHHDWPMVEPKQSWRSDHQFWVGSESVSKISSCISTEPSLKMYIPEHHHQPNPTLPFLSNPNSSTPNSTSSSDLMETDHQYFHKFKEMNAENLKILCNALENKVPWQKDVIPEIASTILQCRSGMVKRKGKCHDHHQAKEETWLFFQGVDIEAKEKIAKELGKIIFGSNQKNNFISISLSCFSSTRADSTDQDCRNKRSRDEQSCSYIERFAEAVSNNPHRVFLVEDVEQADYCSQMGFKRAIERGKITKASGEEIGLNDAIIILSCETFSSRSRACSPSTKQKTENDNKNKNNSHKEEDQKGDDGAIMEELISPCLSLDLNISIDDDDSVDEVQSIDDIGLVESVDRRIVFKNQEL